One Methanobacterium sp. genomic region harbors:
- a CDS encoding zinc ribbon domain-containing protein, with amino-acid sequence MAKCPNCGKQNKVTAKFCEGCGTDLSNVTDTSAPKESKSTSGGPMGWWSKQSTKGKALIGIVGICCLGLILIVGIGGLLSPENTNATPQSSQSNVTSTQTTTSVDTPKTVTIVQLYGSSIAKGTYVKVTGTVLQSDGYNLRIENSAGKDILVEGSDLSAYEDKSVTIVGTYDGPTSYTTVMGGERTVPSIIDAKIVS; translated from the coding sequence TTGGCAAAATGTCCAAATTGTGGAAAACAAAATAAAGTCACTGCAAAATTCTGTGAAGGCTGTGGGACTGATTTAAGCAATGTCACAGACACATCAGCGCCTAAAGAATCTAAAAGCACGTCTGGGGGGCCAATGGGCTGGTGGAGTAAACAGAGTACGAAGGGTAAAGCTTTAATTGGCATTGTGGGAATTTGCTGCTTAGGGCTTATTCTTATAGTGGGAATTGGGGGATTATTATCTCCAGAAAACACAAATGCTACTCCACAATCATCTCAGTCTAATGTTACATCGACTCAGACAACTACATCAGTGGATACACCTAAAACTGTTACTATTGTTCAGTTATATGGATCAAGTATAGCGAAAGGAACATACGTGAAAGTTACTGGAACTGTTTTACAATCAGATGGATATAATCTTCGGATTGAGAACTCAGCAGGGAAGGATATACTGGTAGAAGGTTCTGATTTAAGTGCATATGAAGATAAGAGTGTAACTATAGTTGGAACATATGATGGACCAACATCTTATACTACTGTAATGGGTGGAGAAAGAACAGTACCAAGTATAATAGATGCTAAGATAGTATCCTAA
- a CDS encoding zinc-ribbon domain-containing protein: protein MVSNDEMIFCPECGKENNEEAKFCQYCGAKLTSLENKKLTQKRLQAEKIWIEKCPVCGDGPLVYHDHKGMLGITTIHICECERCGSTFKKKGKNYQLTRVNDKSNPVWQEYGKQVLTEREWIKIADGGISDAKQQELDINSWLVDASHGKVTFADTNSPIILKKNERAFLFWSDIALWEPRAVRQTRGTYGGQTFQAAKGISFKVGNFSSHSESHEELRTVDQGMLTLTNKRLVFTGSKRTNNIDLRKIIFIEPYRDGIASRRENKQKTEYFIGINRVNINIASNGHEYAIPVSGIVLKCIIEGLIKQL, encoded by the coding sequence ATGGTTTCAAATGATGAAATGATTTTCTGTCCAGAATGTGGCAAAGAAAATAACGAAGAAGCAAAATTCTGTCAGTACTGTGGGGCGAAACTTACGAGCTTGGAAAATAAAAAACTTACTCAAAAAAGGCTGCAAGCAGAAAAAATATGGATTGAGAAATGTCCTGTTTGTGGGGATGGTCCATTAGTTTACCATGATCATAAGGGAATGCTCGGAATTACAACAATCCATATCTGTGAATGTGAACGATGTGGATCTACCTTCAAGAAAAAAGGTAAAAATTATCAATTGACCAGAGTAAACGATAAATCAAACCCTGTTTGGCAGGAGTATGGAAAACAAGTTCTCACAGAAAGAGAATGGATAAAAATAGCAGACGGTGGGATTTCAGACGCTAAACAGCAAGAGCTGGATATTAATTCCTGGTTGGTAGATGCATCACATGGAAAAGTTACATTTGCAGATACAAATTCTCCCATAATTTTAAAAAAGAATGAGAGAGCTTTTCTTTTCTGGTCAGATATAGCACTTTGGGAACCTCGAGCAGTTAGACAAACAAGGGGAACTTATGGTGGACAAACTTTTCAGGCTGCAAAAGGGATATCTTTTAAAGTAGGAAATTTTTCATCACACAGTGAATCTCATGAAGAATTAAGAACTGTAGATCAGGGAATGCTCACTTTAACAAATAAAAGGCTGGTTTTCACAGGAAGTAAGCGTACTAATAATATCGATTTAAGGAAAATTATATTTATAGAACCTTATAGGGACGGAATAGCTTCCAGAAGGGAAAACAAGCAAAAAACTGAGTATTTTATAGGGATCAATAGGGTTAACATTAATATTGCAAGTAATGGGCATGAATACGCCATTCCAGTTTCAGGAATTGTATTAAAGTGTATCATTGAAGGGTTAATAAAACAATTATAA
- a CDS encoding 2-oxoacid:ferredoxin oxidoreductase subunit beta: MASTLQGSRFTDYLREERLPHIFCAGCGNGIVMNTFFNGMNMAEFDLDNIAMVSGIGCSSRIPGYIKCDSLHTTHGRPITFATGVKLANPDLDVVVFTGDGDAAAIGGNHLIHGARRNIDLTVICINNSIYGMTGGQISPTSPKGSYGSTAPYGALERPFSLADLVTAAGATYVARWTTTHAMPLSLSIKKGLQNKGFSFIEVISQCPTYFGRKNRMRTPIEMMDFMKKNSVLKEKTVNMSEEELEGKIIVGEFVDKSLPEYSERLCELVNEKCENGTPSESIKAAYKS, translated from the coding sequence ATGGCTAGTACACTACAAGGAAGTCGTTTTACAGATTATTTAAGGGAAGAGCGGCTGCCACATATTTTTTGTGCTGGATGTGGAAATGGAATTGTGATGAACACATTCTTCAACGGCATGAACATGGCAGAATTTGATCTTGATAATATCGCAATGGTATCTGGAATAGGATGTTCTTCAAGGATCCCCGGATATATAAAATGCGATTCACTTCATACAACACATGGAAGACCAATTACATTTGCTACAGGAGTTAAATTAGCAAATCCTGACCTTGATGTAGTTGTATTTACAGGAGACGGGGATGCTGCGGCTATTGGAGGTAACCACCTAATTCATGGTGCAAGGAGAAATATAGACCTCACTGTAATATGTATAAACAACAGTATTTACGGGATGACAGGAGGTCAAATCAGCCCAACATCACCAAAAGGCAGTTATGGAAGTACCGCCCCATATGGAGCTCTTGAAAGACCTTTCAGTCTGGCGGATCTTGTAACTGCAGCTGGAGCAACCTATGTTGCAAGGTGGACCACAACTCACGCCATGCCGCTTTCACTTTCCATTAAGAAAGGTTTACAAAATAAAGGATTTTCATTCATTGAAGTCATTTCACAGTGTCCAACCTATTTCGGAAGGAAAAACAGGATGAGGACTCCCATTGAGATGATGGACTTCATGAAAAAGAACAGTGTCCTGAAGGAAAAAACTGTAAATATGAGTGAAGAAGAACTTGAAGGAAAAATAATTGTGGGAGAATTTGTTGATAAAAGCCTGCCAGAATATTCAGAAAGGCTTTGTGAACTGGTAAATGAAAAATGTGAAAATGGAACTCCCTCAGAATCAATTAAAGCAGCTTATAAAAGTTAA
- the sucC gene encoding ADP-forming succinate--CoA ligase subunit beta: MRCFEYSAKKIFKDEGIPVPESYVAKNPEEAKDAAAKLGKPVALKSQVLVGGRGKAGGIKFADSPEEAGKVAKELLGTEIKGEKVSKLLIEEKVNIQSEFYISVIMDRSAKKPVIMASTEGGMEIEEVAKKSPEKIVKYHINPLDEFLPYQAREIARKMGIPNDLISKMGTFILKLFNVFDKYDATIAEINPLVLTPEGLIAADAKFGVDDDALWRHNEFADLEEAKKGEFAYVTLDGDIAVIGNGAGLTLVGMDMINLYGGKPATFLDIGGGASQESIARAINLVLSEPNVKVIFLNVLGGITRADDVANGVITVLKSADHKVPIVIRLTGTNEKEGQRILRDAGIPFEISMEEAAEKAVEICKSLS, translated from the coding sequence TTGAGATGCTTTGAATACAGTGCTAAAAAAATATTTAAAGATGAAGGTATTCCAGTACCTGAAAGTTACGTTGCAAAAAACCCTGAAGAGGCAAAAGATGCCGCTGCAAAATTAGGTAAGCCAGTTGCTCTAAAATCCCAGGTTCTTGTTGGAGGTAGGGGTAAAGCCGGAGGAATAAAATTTGCAGATAGTCCTGAAGAGGCAGGGAAAGTTGCAAAAGAACTTTTAGGTACTGAAATTAAAGGCGAAAAAGTAAGCAAGCTCCTTATCGAGGAAAAGGTCAATATCCAATCTGAATTTTATATAAGCGTGATAATGGACAGGTCTGCTAAAAAGCCTGTGATAATGGCAAGCACTGAAGGAGGTATGGAAATCGAAGAAGTGGCTAAAAAAAGCCCTGAAAAGATAGTTAAATACCATATTAACCCTTTAGATGAATTCCTACCTTACCAGGCAAGGGAAATTGCAAGAAAAATGGGAATTCCCAATGATTTGATTTCGAAAATGGGTACATTCATTTTGAAGTTGTTCAATGTATTTGATAAGTACGATGCAACCATTGCAGAGATTAACCCGCTTGTATTAACTCCAGAAGGACTTATTGCAGCAGATGCAAAATTCGGAGTTGATGATGATGCTCTCTGGAGACATAACGAGTTTGCAGACCTTGAAGAAGCCAAAAAAGGAGAGTTTGCATATGTAACCCTTGACGGCGATATTGCCGTAATTGGAAATGGTGCAGGACTTACTTTAGTAGGTATGGATATGATCAACCTTTACGGTGGAAAACCCGCTACATTTTTAGATATAGGCGGTGGCGCATCACAGGAAAGTATTGCACGTGCAATAAATCTTGTCTTAAGTGAGCCAAACGTCAAAGTGATCTTTTTAAACGTGCTTGGCGGGATAACCCGTGCTGATGATGTTGCAAACGGAGTTATAACTGTTTTAAAAAGTGCAGATCATAAGGTCCCTATTGTCATTAGACTTACAGGAACAAATGAAAAAGAAGGCCAGCGTATTTTACGTGATGCAGGAATTCCATTTGAGATATCTATGGAAGAAGCTGCTGAAAAAGCGGTTGAGATCTGTAAAAGTTTAAGTTAA
- a CDS encoding class E sortase, with protein MKLSTFFIIAGMVIISLYFMVEVSFYATTENVVLNKSDTPFLEIPKIGVDQNINNKSVNYGVYYEPLSSKPGYGTTVLAGHRTFYSSPFVNLDKLKAGDNITISWPEIGNVQYKVVRSYIVPASYQLPLDQGKTLILYTCYPLGSSKERLIIQANQTKIVPFSYSKAANADNGKTSFPYAPLLIAAFLGIGLILSYLYPVQEDKIFIFMTAIALTLFLVFGYYFPVPGDQISSQISNLSDIFGG; from the coding sequence ATGAAGTTATCAACATTTTTTATCATTGCGGGGATGGTAATCATCTCCCTTTATTTTATGGTTGAAGTAAGTTTCTATGCAACAACAGAAAATGTTGTTTTAAATAAATCAGATACTCCTTTTCTTGAAATACCAAAAATAGGTGTTGATCAAAATATCAACAACAAATCCGTAAATTACGGTGTATATTATGAGCCCCTATCTTCAAAACCGGGCTACGGGACTACAGTACTCGCAGGACACCGGACATTTTACAGTTCTCCATTTGTAAATCTTGATAAGCTTAAAGCGGGAGATAATATAACTATATCCTGGCCAGAAATAGGAAATGTCCAGTATAAAGTGGTAAGATCATATATCGTTCCAGCATCATACCAGCTGCCCCTAGATCAGGGAAAAACTCTTATTTTGTATACATGCTATCCTCTTGGATCATCCAAAGAAAGACTAATTATACAGGCAAATCAAACTAAAATAGTTCCATTTAGCTATTCAAAAGCAGCGAATGCAGATAATGGAAAAACATCTTTTCCCTATGCACCTTTATTAATAGCTGCCTTTTTAGGAATAGGTTTAATTTTAAGCTACCTATATCCAGTACAAGAAGATAAAATATTTATTTTCATGACTGCCATTGCTCTTACGCTATTTTTAGTATTTGGATATTACTTCCCAGTCCCTGGAGATCAAATATCATCGCAGATATCCAATTTAAGCGATATATTTGGAGGTTGA
- a CDS encoding ferredoxin family protein: MIKVDKELCKGCNICTEFCPFKVYEQSKKPNKKGVRLPTPEHEDRCTKCGLCALMCPDQAIRVEEKEE; the protein is encoded by the coding sequence ATGATAAAAGTCGATAAAGAACTATGTAAGGGGTGCAACATATGCACAGAATTTTGCCCCTTTAAGGTTTATGAGCAATCAAAAAAACCTAATAAAAAGGGAGTTCGTCTTCCAACTCCGGAGCACGAAGATAGATGCACCAAGTGTGGTTTATGTGCATTAATGTGCCCAGATCAAGCTATACGAGTTGAAGAGAAAGAAGAATAA
- a CDS encoding 2-oxoacid:acceptor oxidoreductase subunit alpha, producing MVNTENYFIQGNEACARGAIKAGCRFFAGYPITPSTEIAEDMAVFLPKEGGSFIQMEDEISALGAVIGGVWGGQKGMTATSGPGISLMQEHIGYAAMTETPLVIVNMQRGGPSTGQPTMAAQGDMMQARWGSHGDYELIALSPSSVQECFDFTVEAFNLAEKYRVPVLVMGDEIVGHMREKITVPDNVKITPRKMPEEGPETFLPYKADPEGVSPMPPFGAGYKMHITGLTHDERGYPDTSRPETHSKLVKRLCNKILKNRDKISRVKELYTDDADIVVISYGAPSRSAITAVKQAREKGIKAGHIKLEVVWPFPEEVIKSATEGAKKVFVVEMNLGQMVHEVERVICGAADVELLPKIGGEMHLPGEILNKIESCK from the coding sequence ATGGTGAATACTGAAAATTATTTCATACAGGGTAACGAAGCATGTGCAAGAGGTGCCATTAAAGCAGGGTGCAGATTCTTTGCTGGTTATCCAATAACTCCTTCTACAGAAATTGCTGAAGATATGGCAGTATTTTTGCCTAAAGAAGGAGGATCATTCATACAGATGGAAGATGAAATTTCTGCACTTGGTGCAGTTATCGGTGGCGTTTGGGGAGGTCAAAAAGGAATGACTGCAACATCAGGGCCCGGAATTTCCTTAATGCAGGAACATATAGGTTACGCTGCCATGACAGAAACTCCACTTGTAATTGTTAACATGCAGAGGGGAGGTCCTTCAACTGGACAGCCTACAATGGCCGCCCAGGGAGACATGATGCAGGCAAGATGGGGGTCACATGGGGATTATGAATTAATAGCCCTTTCACCGTCTTCGGTACAGGAATGTTTTGATTTCACGGTAGAAGCGTTTAATTTAGCAGAAAAATACCGAGTACCGGTTCTAGTAATGGGTGACGAGATTGTAGGACACATGAGGGAAAAAATTACCGTGCCAGATAACGTTAAAATCACTCCTCGAAAAATGCCTGAAGAAGGGCCTGAAACATTCTTACCATATAAAGCAGACCCTGAAGGTGTGTCACCAATGCCTCCATTTGGAGCAGGTTATAAAATGCATATCACGGGACTTACACATGATGAAAGAGGTTACCCTGATACTTCCCGTCCAGAAACTCATTCAAAGCTTGTAAAAAGGCTCTGTAATAAAATACTTAAAAACAGAGATAAAATAAGCAGGGTTAAAGAATTATATACTGATGATGCAGACATTGTTGTGATTTCATATGGTGCACCTTCCAGATCTGCAATTACTGCAGTTAAACAGGCGAGAGAAAAGGGTATTAAAGCGGGACATATTAAATTAGAAGTTGTATGGCCTTTCCCTGAGGAAGTAATTAAATCTGCAACAGAAGGGGCTAAAAAAGTATTTGTTGTAGAAATGAACCTTGGACAGATGGTCCATGAAGTAGAACGGGTTATCTGCGGAGCTGCAGATGTAGAGCTGCTCCCAAAAATAGGGGGAGAAATGCATCTTCCAGGCGAAATATTGAATAAAATAGAATCATGCAAATAA
- a CDS encoding 2-oxoacid:ferredoxin oxidoreductase subunit gamma, giving the protein MRKDIRIAGFGGQGIILAGIVIGKAASLYDNIFAVQTQSYGPEARGGASKTEVVISDSEIDYPKVQKPDIFIAMSNEALMAYLDDLKDGGTLIVDPDMIKEEDILPFIKEHNINYIKAPATRTATEKIKLNIVANIVMVGAIVKATKVVSEEAARNAIAASVPKGTEEKNITAFEAGIDLIGED; this is encoded by the coding sequence TTGCGGAAAGATATAAGAATTGCGGGATTTGGTGGTCAGGGAATCATACTGGCCGGTATTGTTATTGGAAAGGCAGCTTCTCTTTATGATAATATATTTGCTGTTCAAACACAATCTTACGGTCCTGAAGCAAGAGGAGGAGCTTCAAAGACAGAAGTAGTTATAAGTGACAGTGAAATTGACTATCCTAAAGTTCAAAAGCCAGATATATTCATTGCAATGTCCAATGAAGCATTGATGGCATATTTAGATGATCTTAAAGATGGGGGAACATTGATAGTTGACCCTGACATGATAAAAGAAGAGGATATACTTCCTTTCATCAAAGAACATAATATCAATTATATTAAAGCTCCAGCAACAAGAACTGCAACAGAAAAGATTAAACTCAACATTGTAGCCAACATCGTGATGGTTGGAGCCATAGTAAAAGCAACAAAAGTGGTATCAGAGGAAGCTGCAAGGAATGCTATAGCAGCAAGCGTGCCCAAAGGAACCGAAGAAAAGAACATCACTGCATTTGAAGCAGGTATTGATCTTATTGGAGAGGATTAG
- a CDS encoding ion channel yields MTRCPECSNENSEDASFCQYCGTKFACPEKEELIPSEMGHIELNLDKNIELSRSTHDLIISILVLLDTILIGLVLLYPSYSNSMYIIGFDLIVCIILFYDFIRNKRSEDYTSSVREDAIDIFAMIPLLFFVLLPPAWTNYLAFVRLFKIVILLEKGKKHIFNFFQKTNFSYLFITFFILICVGSVAMLVMESSPADEINTPMDALWYVIATISTVGYGDITPESFGGRIIGIFLMLVGAGFFSLLTAYLASVFMEEHEEEEDEIKNKIINMEKSVDEMKSEIKELKELLKENK; encoded by the coding sequence ATGACACGATGTCCAGAATGCAGTAACGAAAACAGTGAAGATGCAAGTTTCTGCCAGTACTGCGGAACAAAATTTGCATGTCCAGAAAAGGAGGAACTAATTCCTTCAGAGATGGGGCATATAGAATTAAATTTAGATAAAAATATCGAGTTAAGTAGGTCTACACACGATTTAATTATATCTATTTTAGTACTTTTAGATACTATTCTTATTGGGCTTGTTCTTTTATACCCTTCCTATTCAAATTCCATGTATATTATTGGATTTGATTTAATAGTATGTATAATTCTTTTTTATGATTTTATACGAAATAAACGGTCAGAAGATTATACTTCATCTGTTAGAGAAGACGCCATTGATATTTTCGCGATGATACCCTTATTGTTTTTTGTTTTACTTCCGCCTGCATGGACAAATTATCTTGCATTTGTTAGATTATTCAAGATTGTTATACTGCTTGAAAAGGGTAAAAAGCATATTTTTAACTTCTTTCAAAAAACCAATTTCAGTTATCTGTTCATCACATTTTTTATTTTAATATGTGTGGGATCTGTTGCTATGCTGGTAATGGAAAGTTCACCTGCTGATGAAATTAACACGCCTATGGATGCTTTATGGTACGTTATAGCTACCATATCAACAGTAGGGTACGGTGATATAACTCCTGAATCATTTGGAGGTAGAATAATAGGAATTTTCCTGATGCTTGTCGGGGCTGGATTTTTCAGTTTGTTAACAGCATATTTAGCTTCTGTATTTATGGAAGAACATGAAGAGGAAGAAGATGAAATTAAAAACAAAATAATAAACATGGAAAAATCTGTGGATGAAATGAAATCTGAAATAAAGGAGCTCAAAGAGCTGTTAAAAGAGAATAAATAA
- a CDS encoding archaetidylserine synthase: MNIKSFTSIADIVSIANASSGFLAIIMVTTGNFVLAAKLMLLAVIFDALDGWVARKLKREDEFGFGKNVDSLSDIISFGVAPGMFLYILSQSSGILYINIIVALLIVICGILRLSRFNVITDSHDDKFVGLPIPSTALILSSFYLSGFFNAGLALVIMTVVSLFMISTVKYPKFRGITTLAVGSILIIATLLPQNILSYITYFPAKLLFIIMLLYLLIVPVIDLYIKFFRSGPNVR; the protein is encoded by the coding sequence ATGAATATTAAATCTTTTACATCTATTGCAGATATAGTTTCAATTGCAAACGCTTCATCTGGATTTTTAGCAATTATAATGGTAACTACCGGTAACTTTGTATTAGCTGCTAAGCTTATGTTGCTGGCAGTCATATTTGATGCATTAGACGGGTGGGTTGCCAGAAAATTAAAGAGAGAAGACGAATTTGGCTTTGGGAAGAATGTCGATTCTTTATCAGACATTATATCCTTTGGAGTTGCTCCTGGAATGTTTTTATATATATTAAGCCAGTCTTCTGGAATATTATACATCAATATAATTGTAGCTCTTTTAATAGTCATATGCGGGATACTACGACTTTCAAGGTTCAATGTAATTACAGATTCACATGATGACAAGTTTGTGGGGTTACCTATTCCATCTACAGCATTGATACTTTCGTCATTTTATCTTTCAGGATTTTTCAATGCAGGTTTAGCATTAGTTATTATGACCGTTGTATCTTTATTCATGATAAGCACAGTCAAATATCCTAAATTTAGAGGCATTACAACATTAGCTGTGGGAAGCATACTAATTATAGCAACGCTATTACCTCAAAACATTTTGTCATATATCACATATTTCCCCGCAAAGCTTTTATTTATTATTATGCTACTATACTTATTGATTGTACCAGTTATAGATTTATACATTAAATTCTTTAGAAGTGGTCCGAATGTTAGATAA
- a CDS encoding dihydroneopterin aldolase family protein produces the protein MDIDDKYFKNISSRERTIFEGAITMGALFHQFVGTPVNSESAETLEKSIKKAMELQPCIEEVEVKIDRKMLEEAKSKFNYVSLNGDMLDIRVVSKYAGKKAVLRMEYIEELKYPLMYVEDIDD, from the coding sequence ATGGACATCGATGATAAATATTTCAAAAATATTTCAAGCAGAGAAAGGACAATTTTTGAAGGTGCAATTACAATGGGCGCACTGTTCCATCAGTTTGTTGGAACACCTGTAAATTCAGAAAGTGCAGAAACACTTGAAAAATCCATAAAAAAGGCAATGGAACTTCAGCCATGCATTGAAGAAGTTGAAGTAAAAATAGATCGTAAGATGCTTGAAGAAGCTAAAAGTAAATTCAATTATGTATCTTTAAACGGAGATATGCTTGACATACGAGTAGTTTCGAAGTATGCTGGTAAAAAAGCGGTTTTGAGGATGGAATACATTGAGGAGTTGAAGTACCCTTTGATGTATGTTGAGGATATTGATGACTAG
- a CDS encoding DUF515 domain-containing protein: MLDKIRGKKKDDKDTPDLRGNNNKKDDSDIGGRLKGMVGKVTGKGDEDKKEEMKTPPERKMPRPMPKPMAKPGAKPGAKPRLKPPQKRPDDKRPGMGGFGRRIPDDDQKTLVGAAVFGIILIVLVGAGYYFLVYAPYQDTLSNAKQTKLAAVNTYFTGPLATDARGINIRAQISSATTPDQVDAIDVLGPATEAWREYQNQQINTQKDAYGRVMITYNDSTGSQKNSIVKVADAKAIVKQADASVLSQMEITTPDTVAIPIIISRLQAAGGLINVGNSVDVYLMNGTTSNTTVSTTNGTPQISGATVLAILRAKDSGTINANKSHAQTVAMSNLVSGSSRSESASEDVEELLKAAAADNWDQSEVSSLLNSYGWKLSDFERTSNLGELDAQYLLLLEVPRENAIFLIQNMNNVILTVPTQQAPNWMIKELKQIYG; this comes from the coding sequence ATGTTAGATAAGATACGTGGAAAAAAGAAAGACGATAAAGATACTCCTGATCTTAGGGGGAATAACAATAAAAAGGATGACTCCGATATAGGAGGGCGTCTTAAAGGCATGGTAGGCAAAGTAACTGGAAAAGGAGACGAGGATAAAAAAGAAGAAATGAAAACTCCTCCCGAAAGGAAAATGCCAAGACCTATGCCTAAACCTATGGCAAAACCTGGTGCAAAACCTGGTGCAAAGCCGCGATTAAAACCTCCTCAAAAGAGGCCTGATGATAAACGACCTGGAATGGGTGGTTTTGGAAGAAGAATCCCTGATGATGATCAGAAGACTCTCGTCGGGGCTGCAGTTTTTGGAATTATATTGATTGTACTTGTTGGGGCAGGTTACTACTTTTTAGTCTACGCACCTTATCAGGACACGCTATCAAACGCCAAACAAACAAAACTTGCCGCAGTTAATACCTACTTTACAGGACCGCTGGCAACAGATGCACGGGGAATAAATATTAGAGCCCAAATTTCAAGCGCTACTACGCCTGATCAGGTAGATGCTATAGATGTACTGGGTCCGGCAACAGAGGCTTGGAGAGAATATCAAAATCAACAGATTAATACGCAAAAAGATGCCTATGGACGAGTCATGATAACGTATAACGACAGCACCGGCTCGCAAAAGAACTCAATAGTTAAGGTTGCAGATGCTAAAGCAATAGTTAAACAGGCAGATGCTAGTGTTTTATCACAAATGGAGATTACAACCCCAGATACCGTTGCTATTCCAATAATCATTTCCAGACTGCAGGCTGCTGGAGGCCTTATAAATGTCGGAAATTCTGTTGACGTGTATTTAATGAATGGAACCACTTCAAACACTACTGTGTCAACAACAAATGGCACTCCTCAAATAAGCGGAGCAACTGTTCTCGCAATTTTAAGAGCTAAAGACAGCGGAACCATAAATGCAAACAAGTCCCATGCACAGACTGTTGCCATGAGTAACTTAGTTTCAGGTAGTTCACGCAGTGAATCAGCATCAGAAGATGTTGAAGAACTCTTAAAAGCTGCTGCAGCTGATAACTGGGATCAAAGTGAAGTAAGTTCATTATTGAACTCATATGGTTGGAAATTATCAGATTTCGAGAGAACATCAAACCTCGGAGAACTTGACGCGCAATACCTGTTGTTACTAGAGGTTCCAAGAGAAAATGCAATATTCCTTATACAAAACATGAACAATGTTATACTTACAGTTCCAACCCAGCAAGCTCCTAACTGGATGATTAAGGAGCTAAAACAAATATACGGATAA
- a CDS encoding GNAT family N-acetyltransferase, with translation MIENEKIFMLGCFDMEKLVGAVALMDFCHVSLLFVDTEYQCNGIAKSLFAKALELCIQKNPELGEITVNSSTYAVPIYKKLGFHIAGEPTTNNGITFVPMKMNIIKNNFVTLKK, from the coding sequence ATGATAGAAAATGAGAAAATTTTCATGTTGGGCTGTTTTGACATGGAAAAACTGGTGGGAGCCGTGGCACTAATGGACTTTTGCCATGTCAGCCTGCTTTTTGTTGATACGGAATATCAATGTAATGGCATTGCAAAATCACTTTTTGCAAAAGCACTGGAGTTATGCATTCAAAAAAATCCAGAACTAGGCGAAATAACAGTTAATTCGTCCACCTATGCAGTTCCAATATACAAAAAGTTAGGGTTCCATATTGCAGGGGAACCAACAACAAATAATGGAATAACATTTGTTCCCATGAAAATGAACATCATAAAAAATAATTTCGTTACTTTAAAGAAGTAA
- a CDS encoding archaetidylserine decarboxylase, giving the protein MFVKGTLKKAGVFLTLAVLPFLFGYFLVSLILFSIVAFIMQFFRDPNRRVPHEKGVVVAPADGRVLKGQIDKIEIVEYDDPLMKHILKKGEQGVRISTFMSPFDVHVNRSPVSGKIVKTKHFSGKFKLAFKDAETETEKEKNLIVIDSEYGKIGVIQIAGFVARRIVQYVNVGDSVEIGERLGMIKFGSRVDLIVPYEKCKLMVKEGQKPKAAETIMAKMVIAN; this is encoded by the coding sequence ATGTTCGTTAAAGGAACTTTAAAAAAAGCAGGAGTATTTTTAACTTTAGCAGTCTTACCATTTTTATTTGGATATTTCTTAGTAAGCCTAATCTTATTTTCCATTGTAGCGTTTATTATGCAGTTTTTCAGAGATCCAAATAGGAGGGTGCCTCACGAAAAAGGTGTTGTAGTGGCCCCAGCAGATGGTAGAGTACTCAAAGGACAAATTGACAAAATAGAGATAGTTGAATACGATGATCCCCTAATGAAACATATATTAAAAAAAGGGGAGCAAGGGGTTCGGATAAGTACATTCATGTCTCCTTTTGATGTCCACGTGAATAGATCTCCTGTTTCTGGAAAAATTGTAAAAACCAAACACTTCTCTGGAAAATTTAAACTGGCATTTAAGGATGCTGAAACCGAAACTGAAAAAGAAAAGAATTTGATAGTAATTGACTCAGAATATGGAAAAATTGGAGTTATTCAAATTGCAGGTTTTGTAGCAAGGCGTATAGTTCAATATGTCAATGTAGGAGACAGTGTCGAAATAGGAGAAAGATTAGGAATGATCAAATTTGGATCTAGAGTAGATTTAATTGTACCCTACGAAAAATGTAAATTAATGGTTAAAGAAGGTCAAAAACCAAAAGCAGCAGAAACAATAATGGCTAAAATGGTAATAGCTAATTAA